From the Lathyrus oleraceus cultivar Zhongwan6 chromosome 3, CAAS_Psat_ZW6_1.0, whole genome shotgun sequence genome, the window AAATAATGGCATGACTTTCAATACATTCAAAAAACCAGCCGAGGATAGGGGATTTCTAGAGACTGATCATAGTATTCATGATTGTTTGGTTGAGGCTACGAGTCTCCGATTGCCATATGCTTTACGAAGGTTATTCGTGACGATTTTAATATTTTGTGAACCTACTGATGTTAGAGGCCTTTGGAATGAGTTTTTTACACATATGGTAGAGGATTATCAAACAACTAACAATGTTGTGGAATCAGACTTAACTAATATGTTGTTGAAGGACTTGAATGAACTCTTAAACCTTCACGGTAAAAAGATTGATGATTATGATCTCCCATCTTTACCCCCTAATACAATAGACAGAGGTGCAGTTCTAAGTATCACACAAGAGGAGTTAGCGATCGATATCCCCAATGAAGATATTGAATCTATTGCTAAGTTAAATAATGATCAAATGATTGCATTCAACACCATTATGAATGTAATTGTTCAAAAACACAGTGGGGTATTTTTTATTGATGGTCCAGGATGAACAGGTAAAACATTCATGTATAGAACATTAATGGCAAGTTTAAGAAGTAGAGGAGAAATTATCTTAGCAACTGCATCATCTGGTATAGCTGCAACATTGTTACCCGGTGGTAGGACTGCACACTCTCGATTTAAGATCCCTATTGATATTCAACCGAGTTCCATTTGTGGTATTGAAAAGCAAAAGGATCTTGCAAATCTCATTAGAGTTGCTGCCACAATCATTTGGGATGAAGCACCAATGACAAACAAAAATTGTTTGGAAGCCTTGGATCGATCATTACAAGACATTTGTAGCAACAATGCTCCATTTGGTGGAAAAGTTCTGATCAGGGGGGGGGCGGATTTTCGTCAAGTTCTTCCTGTTGTAAGAAAAGGTACTAAGGCACAAATGATTTCAGCGTGTATTGTTCAGTCTCATTTATGGAATCATACCAAGATTTTGCGTTTGCGTCAAAATATGCGATCATTGCATGATCAAGAGTTTGCAGAATTTCTTATTCGCATTGGTGATGGTGTTGAACCTACCAAACCAGATGACATGGTGAGGTTACCTTTACATATTGCAATCCCATGGGAAGGTGAACATTCCATACAGGTACTTATCCAACATATTTTTCCTAATTTAGAATTGCATGGTTGGGATGCCCCATATATGGTACAAAGAGCTATTTTGACACCAACAAATGATGATGTCCAGAAATTGAATGATATGATTATCGATCAGTTTCCAGGAGAAGAACATAATTTGTTATCGTGTGAAGAGGTTGAAGGAGATAATCATAATTTATACCAGCAAGAATTCTTAAACTCAATTGCACAAGGTAGTTTGCCACCACATATTCTAAAGATAAAAAAGGGTGCACCATTGATGTTATTACGAAATCTAGATCCTATATATGGATTGTGTAATGGGACCCGGCTATTATGTCGTGGTTTATTTATAAATATGTTGGATGTGGAAATCCTAACAGGAAGCAACGCAGGAAAACGTTCTTTTTTGCctagaattaaaataaaaacatctGCAAGTGATGGTCTgccttttgtccttagtagaAAGCAGTTTCCTGTGCGGCTAAGTTTTGCAATTACAATAAATAAATCATAAGGACAAACCATTCCAAATGTTGGAATATATCTTCCACGACATGTTTTTAGTCATGGACAGTTATATGTGGCTTTATCCAGGGGTGTTTCACAGACTACAACAAGAGTTTTAACCAGGGAAGGAAAATTGAAAGGAGAAGATGGTGACTACACAAAAAATGTAGTCTACAAACAAATTCTTTTATCGCACCCGCAGGTATTTATCAAGTACATTGAAAAAATTGCTCACACGTTGATTCCCATTTTGGTTACACGACATACCAGGCTTATATTGTATTATTTATATCATAGATATATAATAACTAAATATAATTTTCTTTTGCTTTAATATATAGCCAAACTAGAACACGATGAAATCTTTCAATTATGTAAGGAGTTGAGACGAAAGAATGTTGAAACTTGCTTCAACATGAAAGTAAGTTATACttaatcatttattttatgcttttatgTTAGATATAAATGGGGTGATAGTTATTCTCACTattcttatgcaataaattttaGATAACAGACTTTGAAGATAAATGGAACACATGGAAGGATGAACAAAGTATTTCATCCATCGACAAACTCGACAATAAAGTGTATTTATCTTTTCCGTAATACGTATAAAAAAAATTCTTGCACTTTCCTCACTCTTTCAGTAACATTTTTATCATCCTCATTGAAATAGGTCAAACGTTTGAAAATTTACTCCACCGGTTGGAGCTCCACAGTGATAACAGATAAAACACAACTTTGGAAAATGGTGAAAAGAGAAATAATATCTCAAAGGATGGAGAGGTTTTTTATTTTTGAATGCATGAATTTAACTGCTATTTGTGGTTTATGTAAATAAAATCATATATATTTACTAAGTCCATTGTTTTCCTTATTTACCAGAAATCCAGGTAATTCAGAAACAAGTCATAATTGTTGTTCTACCAAATCTAGACTAAAACAAAGTATCTCCATTCTTCAGATATTATTTGTGTCGCAATAAACCATATTATATTCAAACGAGACATATGTTCTGAATGTATTTCTTTTATAATATGACATTTCgtcatgtatttgtagttttttaaatctcaagagCGCATTGATAAAGGGATGTACGAAGAATTGATTCGAATCTTTATAAGGTAAGCAAAAGCTATATTACACAacttactattaattttactatctttttctctaaaaaaattCTAATTTAAGAGTCTTACATTTTTTCTTTACTATGGAAAACAATTGCagagaaaaagaaaatacttCGAATAGAGATTTCATGTTCGGCATTCCTTTTAAAGAACGTCATTGATTGCACAGTATCAATATTACTTTGCATGCTTcgatataattttgaatatctttaTTTACCATTTTCAAAATGTAATAATATTGTGCTTTAATGCGACCTATAGTAGAAAcctcataaaaagaaaaacaaatatttatttttctctgCTGTGCGCATTAAAAAAAGCGGGCAGACGGGCACGGGAGTGCCCGTCTGAACGCTAGTGAATGATAAAAGAGACATACATATTTTCCTTAAATAAACGTTTTAATCTCAaccatttatttttaatctaaagaGTAATAATTTTTCTTaccattatatatatatatatatatatatatatatatatatatatatatatatatatatatatatatatatatatattatatatatatatatatatatatatatatatatatataatcgGGATTTGTTAACATCTATTGGATGTTTAAAAAACTTAAACAAAATCTCAATCTTAATATGATTGAATCAAATGGTTATAtcaaataatataaaaaaatatttggtcatttctttttcctAAAAAAATAGGTTATTTATATTACCGTATAATATTTGTCATATTAACAACTGATATTTCATATAAAAATTTAACTTTCCACCTCATATCAACGAATCTttatttacaaatatatatatatatatatatatatatatatatatatatatatataatatatatatatatatatatatatatatatatatatatatatatatatatatatattaagtaTAAAACTTTTATAATTTACCAAAACATTaaaatttttaataatttttttatatcgagtatatatatatatatcgagtatatatatatatatatatatatatatatatatatataatatatatatatatatatatatatatatattatatatatatatatatatatatatatatatatatatatatatatatatatatataatatatatatatatatatatatatatatatatatatatatatatatatattatatatatatatatatatatatatatatatatatatatatatatatatatatatatatatatatatatatatatatatatatatatatatatattatatatatatatatatatataatatatatatatatatatatatatatatatatatatatatatatatatatatatatatatatatcagatCTCTTTAAAATGAGTCAAACTTTCTACATTTacatttttttaataatttttgtAAATTATAAATTAAGTAAATTGAATCATTGAATTTTGAGATATTATTAAATTTTGAAGATTTTTGATAACATACTTTTatatatttttctttaaaatatacTTAATAATATATACTCGATAACATACTTTtatatatttttgaaattttatatatataattatcTTGCTGATATTAGATACTTCCATGATTAAATTTATTTAGTTTAATATTTACATAgaattttatttttatcatattaTATAAATGGATGATAATCAAAATCGGACTAGAAAATAAATCCGCGTACCTACGAATTCAAGATTTTAAAATTTTTTCGGGGTTGTATAACAATTGAACGGATTATATGTAAATAAATAATTCTTATAAATATATAAGAATAATAATACAAAGGAGTAATTATATTTTAAAAGTGGTAGGAAATTATTATTGAGAATTAAATAATAATCAACACTTAGTAGTTTAGTTAATTTTTTACAGctttttatagttttaaaattgtatatttaattattttaaaatatttaaaaagtattaataaataaataacataaaaGTATCTAAAATATAATGAATCACTTTTTTATGATAAAAAATTGCAGATTATTAgataataaaataattaattttaacTTTTACACATGATAAGCAAAATTTCTAAACTAAAAGTAACGGTCAATATGCCGGATAAATCAAAGATTTTCattttaatataataaataataataaataaataatctATTGAATATAAATTGTTATACAAAATTCACTTTGATAAAAAAAATTCACTTTATTTCATCAAATGAATAGAGAATAATACAGGAATTGAAAAATAGTTTTTACTTTGATTTTTTTATTTGGTTTACCTAAATGTGTACTAGAGTGATTAAAGAAGGAATAAAGAAATGAAATGAAGTAACATTTTGATTAAAAAACAAAAccatttttttatatttttttataaattaataGAAAAATCTAGTCTAACTTTCAAAATCGTTTAAACCTCAGgttttctaatttttttttacCGGTTTTCAATTAGTTTTCATATCCAAATTTATTGACTAAAGTTCTGATTCATAGTTGAACCGTCTGATTGACTCTTGTCCTATCAGGTTTTTATTACcataaataatttaataaaatgcattatttactttaatttttatcatatatatatatatatatatatatatatatatatatatatatatatatatatatatatatatatatatatatatatatatatatatatatatatatgaattgGATGATCTTCAATTTTTTATCTCATGCCCTCTATCATCTGCACTTATGTATTGTTGGATTAATATAAGGGTAATGTTAATTAGTGCCTCTAGGGCACAAGTTAAAAATCAAATGAAGAAATATTATCTTGAAAAttgtgtattgattttaataaaaaaataaaattaattttttttattgtgTTTTCC encodes:
- the LOC127131263 gene encoding uncharacterized protein LOC127131263, translated to MASLRSRGEIILATASSGIAATLLPGGRTAHSRFKIPIDIQPSSICGIEKQKDLANLIRVAATIIWDEAPMTNKNCLEALDRSLQDICSNNAPFGGKVLIRGGADFRQVLPVVRKGTKAQMISACIVQSHLWNHTKILRLRQNMRSLHDQEFAEFLIRIGDGVEPTKPDDMVRLPLHIAIPWEGEHSIQVLIQHIFPNLELHGWDAPYMVQRAILTPTNDDVQKLNDMIIDQFPGEEHNLLSCEEVEGDNHNLYQQEFLNSIAQAKLEHDEIFQLCKELRRKNVETCFNMKITDFEDKWNTWKDEQSISSIDKLDNKFFKSQERIDKGMYEELIRIFIREKENTSNRDFMFGIPFKERH